The genome window TTGGACTTGGTGATCAGTCCGGCGTGGCGGCCCTGGGTGATGACGTCGAGCGAGCGCTCGTAGCGGAAGGCCGGCCGGATGCGCTTGAAGATGCGCGGCACTGTCTCGACGTTGTGCGCGAAGACCTCGGGCCGTGCCGAGAACACCTCGCCGAGGTACTCGGGGTTGCCGGAGAAGTCGGGGACCAGGATCTCCACCCCGGTGCCGGGGCTCTGCCGGTGGATCTCGCGGATGGTCTCCGCATACAGCCAGGAGCCTTCGTCCTCGAGGTCGTCGCGGGCCACCCCGGTGACGGTCGAGTAGCGCAGCCCCATCTTCGCCACGGACTCGCCCACGCGCCGCGGCTCGTCCCGGTCGAACTCGGCGGGCTTGCCGGTGTCGATCTGGCAGAAGTCGCAGCGCCGGGTGCACTGCGAGCCGCCGATGAGGAACGTCGCCTCGCGGTCCTCCCAGCACTCGTAGATGTTCGGGCAGCCGGCCTCCTGGCAGACCGTGTGCAGCTCTTCGGACTTCACGAGGTTCTGCAGCTGGCGGTACTCCGGGCCCATCTTGGCCTTGGTCTTGATCCACGCCGGCTTGCGCTCGATCGGGGTCTGCGCGTTGCGGACCTCCAAGCGGAGCATGCGGCGGCCCTGCGGCTCGGTCGCGCGGGGTGCGGCGTCCTGAGGCGCGGTGGTCTGGGGTGCGGCGGTCTGGGGTGCGGCGGTCTGCGGTTCGCTGGTCATGCGGCGACCTCCGTCGCGGTCGTGGCGGGCGTCGTGTGCGCGGCGGCGACCGGGCTGGAGGACGCGTCGGCCAGCCCGCGGTCGAGTGCGGCCTGGATGAGGGGAGCGACGTCCTGGGGTGTGACCGTGCGGCCGAGGACGCGGGAGATCGTGGTCACCCCGGCGTCGCGGATGCCGCAGGCGACGATCTTGTCGTAGGGGTCGAGGCTGTTGGAGCAGTTGAGGGCGAAGCCGTGCATGGTGACGCCTTCGGCGACGCGGATCCCGATGGCGGCGATCTTCTCGTCCGCCGGCCGTCCGTCCGCCGTGACGCCGTGCCCCGGCAGCCAGACGCCGGAGCGCCCCTCCACGCGCT of Leifsonia shinshuensis contains these proteins:
- the lipA gene encoding lipoyl synthase, with the protein product MLRLEVRNAQTPIERKPAWIKTKAKMGPEYRQLQNLVKSEELHTVCQEAGCPNIYECWEDREATFLIGGSQCTRRCDFCQIDTGKPAEFDRDEPRRVGESVAKMGLRYSTVTGVARDDLEDEGSWLYAETIREIHRQSPGTGVEILVPDFSGNPEYLGEVFSARPEVFAHNVETVPRIFKRIRPAFRYERSLDVITQGRHAGLITKSNLILGMGEERAEISQALHDLHDAGTDIITITQYLRPSPRHLPVARWVHPDEFVEFKQEAEEIGFLGVLSGPLVRSSYRAGRLWAQSMAAKGREVPAELQHLADASAGFAQAVS
- the lipB gene encoding lipoyl(octanoyl) transferase LipB, coding for MTIFDVSGLGSQHVPYDDGLVRQRATHADVVAGRTPDTVLLLEHAPVFTAGKRTSPDERPTDGTPVIDVDRGGKITWHGPGQLVGYPILRLAEPIDVVGYVRWLEGILIEVLVGLGVPGERVEGRSGVWLPGHGVTADGRPADEKIAAIGIRVAEGVTMHGFALNCSNSLDPYDKIVACGIRDAGVTTISRVLGRTVTPQDVAPLIQAALDRGLADASSSPVAAAHTTPATTATEVAA